The DNA segment GCAGGGCCGGGACGCACCGGGCGAGCCGGAGGTGTCCCAGGACGACCTGGACCTGCTGATGATCTACATGCGCCTGCTCGCCGTGCCCAAGCGGCGCGACTGGGAGGCGCCCGAGGTCCAGCGGGGCCACGCCGTGTTCCGCGCCATCGGCTGCGCGGCCTGCCACGTCGACACGCCCCAGGAGACGGGGCCGGTGGAGGGCTTCGACGAGGTGTCCCGGCAGGTCATCTACCCCTACACAGACCTGCTACTGCACGACCTGGGCGAGGGCCTGGCGGACGGGCGTCCGGATGGGCTCGCCACGGGCAGCGAGTGGCGCACGCCGCCCTTGTGGGGCATCGGGCTGGTGGAGTCCGTCAACCGGCACACGCGCTTCCTGCATGACGGCCGGGCCCGCTCCCTGGAGGAGGCCGTCCTCTGGCACGGGGGCGAGGCGGCCCCCGCGCAGGGGAAATACGTGCGGCTGCCCCGGGAGGACCGGGCCGCGCTGCTCGCCTTCCTGAAGTCGCTCTGAGGCACGGGCGGGCCGCCCTCCCGTCCGGACGGCGGCCAGGAGGACCGTCGCCTGGAGGGGGCTTCCGCCTTCAGGGGGCACGGAACGGTGGACGGCCCGGGCCCTTGGGCTACCCTGCGGGCCCCCTTCATGCAGCCTCCAGCCCCCATCCCCGACGCTGTCCCCGACGTCCCGCTCGCGGTCGACCTGGACGGCACGCTGGTGCGCACGGACACGCTGCACGAGAACCTGCTCGTGCTCCTCAAGCACGCGCCGTGGCTGCTGCTGCTGGCGCCGCTGTGGGTGCTCCGGGGCAAGGCCTTCTTCAAGGCGGAGGTGGCCCGCCGCGCGCGGCTGGACGTCACGTCGCTGCCCTACAACGCGGAGGTGCTGGCCTTCCTTCGCGAGGAGCACGCGCGGGGGCGGCGGCTGGTGCTGGCCACGGCCGCGGACCGCGGCATCGCCGACGCGGTGGCCGCCCACCTGGGCCTCTTCCACTCGGTGGTCGCCAGCGAGGCCGGGGTGAACCTGTCCGGCGCTCGGAAGCTGGAGCGGCTGCGCGAGGTGCTCGGCACCTTCGACTACGCGGGCAACGACGCGGTGGACCTGCCGCTGTGGCGCGAGTGCCGGCAGATCATCGTGGTGCACGCGACGGCGGGGGTGCTGCGTCAGGCCCAGGGGCTGGGCCGCCCCGTGCACCGCGTCTTCGAGCCCCCGCCGGCCGGAGTGCGCCCCTGGGTGAAGGCGCTGCGGGTGCACCAGTGGGCGAAGAACGCGCTCGTCTTCGTGCCCCTGCTGGCGGCGCACAAGGCCACACAGGGCGGCATGGCCCCGCGCGCGGTGCTGGCGTTCATCGCCTTCAGCCTCTGCGCCTCCAGCGTGTACGTCATCAACGACCTGCTGGACCTCGCGTCGGACCGGCGGCACCCGTCCAAGTCCCAGCGGCCCTTCGCGTCCGGGGCCCTGCCGGTGCGCGCGGGCGTGGTGCTGGCGCCGCTGCTGCTGGGGTGCGCCGCGGCGCTGGCGCT comes from the Corallococcus caeni genome and includes:
- a CDS encoding UbiA family prenyltransferase is translated as MQPPAPIPDAVPDVPLAVDLDGTLVRTDTLHENLLVLLKHAPWLLLLAPLWVLRGKAFFKAEVARRARLDVTSLPYNAEVLAFLREEHARGRRLVLATAADRGIADAVAAHLGLFHSVVASEAGVNLSGARKLERLREVLGTFDYAGNDAVDLPLWRECRQIIVVHATAGVLRQAQGLGRPVHRVFEPPPAGVRPWVKALRVHQWAKNALVFVPLLAAHKATQGGMAPRAVLAFIAFSLCASSVYVINDLLDLASDRRHPSKSQRPFASGALPVRAGVVLAPLLLGCAAALALSTLPLSFSALLAAYFVLTLAYSLRLKQVVMLDVLVLAGLYTVRIFGGALAVGVPTSSWLLMFSTFLFLSLALLKRLSEVRRLRQSNETSAHGRGYLAQDYEQLASLGAAAGQVSVLVLALYITSKEVTALYAHPERLWLLCPVMLYWVGRIWVLAHRGLVNEDPLVFALRDRVSYVVGAVAALVLWVAT